AAGTTTCTTTAGAAAGTTAGTTGTAtgaataaaaacacaaaaaaacataatgggTTTTCCTAATTTTTGAGAGAATCAACATAATATATTCATCTGCCTAAGatatttatatcaaattattaGACTAATATGGTCGTTAAAGTTAGTTGTAAGAATGTATTTCTAATGCACGAAAAGATAATAGTATGTTAGTTGTAAGAATGTTATTACTATTTTCCAATTATTATCGACACAGGAAAACATAACGGTATGGTCGTTAAAGTTAGTTGTATGAATGACAGTTGAAACAAACATaacatttttccttaatttctgAGAGAATCAACGTAGCAGGCCTAAAATATTTACATTAAATGGTTAGACTGATATGGTCGTTAAAGTTAATTATAAGAAAGTTATTAGTATTGCTACTTTTCAATCATTACCGACACAAAAACACATAACGGTACGGTCGTTAAAATTAGTTGTATGAATGACGACAGAATAAAACGTCATAAcagtttttcttatttttgagaGATTCAACGTAACGAATTCATTTGCCTAGGGGTAGAACCACTTTGCCCTGGCATtccccccaaaatttaaaaaattgtctctaaagtttgaagatttttataaaatggacctcacaaaattaatatttactctgaaaatatttatttttagtttcgcCCCCTCTTCTAAAATTATAGTTCCGTCCTTGCATCTGCTTAAATcatttatatcaaattatttGATTGTTATGATCCTTATAGTTAGTTAGTTGTAAGAATGTTATTATTGCTCTCCAATTATTAGAACAGAATGAAATCAAGAGTTATGAGCATTTCCTTGAGTGGAACTCATCCAAAAGAAGCAATTTCTCTTATTAACCATAAAGAATGAGGGCACATAAGGAATTAATCCATAAAAGACGGAGATAAATGTTATTTAGAAGAAATGCTGACAAGAAACGTGAAACTCCATTTTATGAGAAACCAAAAGGAAATAAAGCAACAACATCATAAACTCATCTAATCACTATTATCCCTTTCTTGTTTAGTTCCCAGTCCAAATCAAATCTCCAACATGTATACAACTGAAAAACGATAAGGTTTATCGAAAGAGATCGGAAATCAATTACCCAAAAggaaacagaaaattaaaattaaaaagaaaagaaaagaaaagaaaagaaaaaaaaaaaaaaaaaaaagaagaaaagaaaaggaaaaagaaaagcacaCTGCAAAATGCAGAGCATGTAGTGAGAGAGCAGCTTTTTATGTTACCCTGCCTTTTTCTCGTAGTCCTATATTAGCAGATACATGttgtgtattttatttttgtacataaaaaaaaaaatggaacattGAATCTACGCGCTGAGTGAGCGGGTGTGGGGGAGTTTATTGTTTCGAGATCTATTGAAGTAAGCATCGGAAAGCTGCAATTTTTGCCGGAAAATCGTCTTGAGATTTCTTGATTCTGAGAAAATCTCCTGTCGGGGAGTCTGCCAAGGGTGCTCCGTACCCCCCCTTCCAGGCGCATTTTAGCCTTCCCACCATATCAGTTCTGGGTTTTCTTTCCTAGTAAAAAATGCCAACGTATTATTATTAGGATTTAggattgaactttttttttttttttgttcttctaaaaattgtgaattttcTTTGAATCCCACAGGAAAGCTTTGAAACATCATGCTGGTGATTGATATTGTATTAGCGTGTTTTGGGATTGCacgtttttctctatttttgctAAATATTATTAGTAAAAGTTGAAGATTTATATGGAAATCGTTACAGGGTAGACCAAGTTTCAAAGTCATCTTGAGGGATTTGCATGCACAGAGGCTCTAGAGACCCACGGAATCTGAGAGATTTATTGAGGGTTTCAGAGTCCTTCCAAAGTCCCAAAACTACCTctgaatttttccaaaattttctgttTCTCAATTTTGTCTGAATTGCTTTCATTTACTTGAATTCGCACCATTGACTGGAATCTGTAACGCTCACCAACAGCAAGTTCTGCATGCATTAACTTTCACCATCCATTTGTcacttcaacttttttgtttCCATCTTCTGGGTTTTGCTATAAATTCCCAGTTCACTGCCCTGCATTTCACTCAAGCTCATTGCAGTGCAATACTCTGTTTTCCTCCTGTTTCTTTCAATACTCTGTTTTCCAACTCTGTTTCTTCTAATACTATGGCTAAAATCACGAGTGTTTTCTCAATGAGGCACTTCTTCGTGCTCTCTCTGGCATTGAATGTCAGTTTAATCTTGAGGACTATGTACGAGACGGAACAGGGCTTTCTTTGCTACCGTTCCAAAACTCAGAAAGGCCAAACTACCCAGAGGATGCGTTTGTCctcgtcttcttcttcctcttcctcggCCGCTACTACTCGGACTGAGGCTCAAGATGGCGTGGAGAGAGTTATCAATCTCGACCAGTAAGTGCAAGAGCGTTTTTGTTTCAAGTTAATATCTTCCCCTTCCCTGTGATCCTTTGTATTGCTCGGAAAAAATCAAGTTCATAtctatttttgtgtttgttgaGTTCGTATCATAATATCAAATACTTACGATGAAGCTTCTAAATGTAGCACTGACTCCCCTTGTGGTTCTTGGTATTATCACTTACCACCCTGGCAGATTTCAAGGCTATTTACCAGTCaagttctcttctttttttttgttgagtcATATTTTAGGCCAGGGGCATACTTGTCAACCAAAATGGCCAGCTTTTGCGATGGAGAAGTATTAGGTAAGCAATGATGGCATCTCAAATCCAAGGGGGTCCTTGAAATGTCAGAAACCTGAGGTCATGTCAGTGATATTTCTCAAATTATCGTGggggtaattattttttattattatcttcatttttttttttttagctttgcTGCCTTTGTAACTGTAAGGCTGATGCTTCTGCTGGGATTAACGTGCAAAGGGGGGCTTACGTTGTCCAGTAAAAGAGTACTCTGCTGGCTTTGGAATTTGCCAGCGTCGACAAAGACAGGTCCTGTGTTGTTGGTTTAGATTTTCCATGGTGGATGTTAGAGTGGGGGGGAGAGTCGGGAGGCCCTTGGTACTCGATGACTcctttttttgtcatttctgtGTTCCCAAGTTGAGGGGGCCTGCTGCTGTTAGTGCTATTGCAAGATTCTAACATGCACCATAGGTGGTGGTGCTCCATCACATTTGACCAATACCATCATTGTGTACCTAAGCTGTGGACCTCTCTCTCTAGCAAGTTGGAGATCCCAAGAATCTTTCCGGGTGCTGTTTACAGCATTCGTAAATTTTTATCATGAGTCGCTAGAACTAGCATTACTAGTGTTATCTTCTTGGTGTTTGATTTAGTTTGTAGctttatttattagtttttttgtgTTGTTCTGCTGTTGGGTTtcttttactcattttcttttgctaaaaaataaaaaggttagaGGCCCCAAGGTGGATGTCAAAGCACTGTGCACGATAGAGGCTTATATATAAGTAGATGCATGCTTGTGACCTGTGGGAGCCATGTGGCTTTGCGCACACAGCATTCGGACACCCTTTTGGCCTTTGGAATGAGGTAAAAGAGTTTAAAGTTCTCCGTGGCATGTTTGAGATCTAGAGGACTTTTGGCCGCCCAAACTTTTTGGTCCATTTATTAGACCTAAATGGAAAAGTGGGATTGCCTGGATCTACCCATTTTTGTGGGTTCTATGTAGATATAAACCTTTCTCTGGGTCTTTGCCTGTTAGCACTTTATTACAGCATATTGATCTTATGTTAGATTTGCTCACTTCTAATCAATCAGCCTGTCAGACAGGGACCTACAATGCTACCAATCTCCATACCTACTTCCATGCAAATTTGCTTTGAGTCTTTTCCCACTTCTACATAGAGTGACagtttttacattttatttttcctgctGAGTGACCCCTTTTcacttgttttgttttcttcttgatgaCCAATTTATGAGTAGAACATATGGGTGGTGGACTGGAGAACACCAAGTACAACAAATACTGGATagatttgagaatattttaatcatttactATTACTTCAAAAACCATGGTGACATAGTAAATATGAGGGGCATCAGTGCATTTTTGACatgttattttataatgttttcaTTCCAGGGGTGATCCCACTATGTACGAACATTATTGGCAACAAGTGGGGGAGAAAACGACGGTTGTGATCAGAGGGTGGCAGCATATGAGCTACTTCTCGGATGTGAGCAACATCTGCTGGTTTTTGGAGCCGGAGTTAGCCGAAGAGATTGCACGAGTCCATCGGGTGGTCGGCAATGCTGTGACGGAAGGGCGTCACATCATTGTTGGTACAGGTTCCTCGCAGCTGTTTTTAGCTGCTCTTTTTGCTCTTTCTCCACGCGATGGCCCTGAACCAGTCAGTGTGGTGTCTCAGGCCCCATTCTACTCGGTGAGTGTtctataatatattattattattattattatttttatatgcttGTTGGAGAATATAAGCAAACAGAAGGGTATTCCCAATGAACAAGGTATATGTATATTCTAATGTCTTTGTATACATATAGATATATAGATGTGATTAATTTAATGAGTTTGCAAGGTGGGCAACTGGGCATGCTTATATTTCCTTTTCAAACTTCTTTACATTTATGGACTGGCTGTATAATAATGCCCAATATATTCCCGGAAATATTAGAAAAACTCCTGCACTAGTAACATTTTCAGGGCTTAATTAATACTCTGATACTAGACTTTGGCATCTCAATTATTTTCTGCACTTTCTGACGCACTTCATTTATGCTTCCctgcctttttctttctttctttctttataagAATGCTTCCCCTGTCTTTTATTCTCTCCTTCTCATGCTTTAAGCAACGCGTGCCGACACCTTTGACACAGAACCCGACTCAACCCAATACATGGAGACTGCATATACATGTGCCTAACTGGATAGGATGAATACTgctgaaatttttgttttcaatggTTGTCGAAATATtctttaattgtattttcaGATCCAtaaaacccatttaaaaaaaaggaattcaTTGATTGTACTTGAACTTTAAAAAGTCAAACTAcccctaattaattattagaaagAAACCAACTCTTTTGTTTAAAAGAAAGCCTTTAGAGCTTCATGTGCACTCTACTCTCTAGTTTAATACCATTAGGAACATGGCATTGATACCAATTTGTTTGATGATTCTAAAGATTCTTTTGCATGTACACAGAAGTACATGATATGACAAGAATCAAGTCCATATCTTTTTCAGATTTTGTTTGATTCCTAAGAAACAAGAAGCTCTTAGATTTTAGTGTAAACATTAAACAATAGTCTTACTTAAGACTGTCTTGAACTCCTGACCTATGGACCTAGGACAACATACGACACTCTTATATGCTTCTACATGATCTTATTTTTTCGAGATTTAAATTTATTGACACTGACACTAATAACGAGTCTCTTCAGGGGCTATCGAAATGGGTGTGAGTCATTACTCTTTTGTAGTTTGCTAAAGATACTAGATTTTTGGCTTGATTTGGTGGgtgaaaattacattttaagaTATGTTAGTTTGCTATTGACTTGCAAATTACTTGCAGTCCTACCCATCCATGACGGACTGCCTCAAGTCAGGCCTCTACAAATGGGCAGGAGATGCGCAGAGCTATAGTAAAGAGGGCCCGTACATCGAACTGGTCACTTCCCCCAATAACCCTGACGGCAATGTCAGGCGATCTGTCGTCAATAGAAGTGAAGGGACATTGGTTCATGACCTTGCATACTACTGGCCACAGTATACTCCAATATCTTCCCCTGCAGACCATGAGCTGATGCTGTTCACCGTCTCAAAGAGCACTGGCCATGCTGGGATGCGCATTGGGTAAGTTGATTATATCAAGATAACAATCATATTAGAAGCTGTATTTGGTTTCTGCTGGCTCTATTGTCTAAATGCTAGTTAGCggaaaaaacttaaactaatagaaaGTGGTTAAAAGGCCTAATAAGtagaatatttaactaaaatgaaGAGTATATTATAGGGTTCAAACTTATAACGCATGTTATGATATTATCTCAAAACAGtacttgtcccaaaagcttaaactctTAAGAATTGGtgaattttaataatttaattgatattttaacaaTGCAACACTGTGtggtaacaaaaaaaagaaaaaaacactttGTGTGGTAACAAACTATTCCTAACAATTGCATTAGATGGTTTAGCACTATCACTGTATGAACTTTCTACATGTAATTTTATTATGCAGTGGTTGTTTAAAGCTCTCTTAATTCCTAAGGGGGTGATGGTCATATGAAAGCATGTAATGAATGGTTTCTATTTCTAAAGTTCACTTGTACATTTTCCAGCTGGGCTCTTGTGAAGGACCAAGAGGTCGCAAGAAGAATGATCAAATTCATTGAGCTCAACACGATAGGCGTGTCCAAGGATTCACAACTCCGGGCCGCCAAGGTTCTGAAAGCTGTTTCTGACAGCTCCGAACATGGCGGCACCTGGGAAGGAGTCGAATCCTTCTTCAAGTTCAGCTATCGCGTAATGGCGGAGAGGTGGAAGCTGTTGAGGGAAGCGGTGAACAGCAGCAGAATATTCAGCCTGCCGGAATTTCCTCCCGcacattgcaactttttaaacCGGGTCTTCGAGCCTCAACCTGGTAAACTAATCAATCACCCACCAACTGATTTAGATGCATGAGTTTCATATATTTTACAGATGATTAAGATTCGACTCTTTTTTGCAGCTTTTGCTTGGTTGAAGTGTGAGAGAGATATAGATGACTGCGAAAGCTTCCTTCGAGGGCACAAGATTTTGGCTAGAGGGGGAAAACACTTCGGTGTTAGCCCAAAGTATGTGAGGGTCAGCATGCTGGATCGTGACAACAATTTCAATTTATTTGTGAAAAGGCTGTCAACTATCCACTTATAACCTCCGTTGACCAACTAATGTACATTACAAAAAGAAAGCAATGCAATTTTGTTGATCTATTTATATgatttctctctattttatttcctGTTGTTTATCAAAGcgaaagaaaaggagagaatataaataaaatgttaTCCCAGTTCATATatatttcatcaaaattttccCTTTTCAATTGTATTATGCAAATGAATTTCGATCCATAAAAGACGGTAATCAAACGAAAATGAAGTTGCTGGTAATATTATTCCTCTTGAATTTCGATCCATAAAAGAAGGTAACCTGTTAGCAGAAGACATGGGTGTGGAAACGGGATTGGTAGTGAGCATGTGAGCCCGTTTAAGAAGATTAATGATATACCCGTGCTGTGATAATGAAAGGCCTTGACGGGCGGCAATGGTTTGCCCATCAAAATAATGGGGTGGCCCAAGGTCTTTAATTGCAAACTCAGTGCATAAGTTTCTGATgaattgagagattttttttttttttttttttttaaaatgaaataattgaCAGATGGTTACTTGAGAGTTGAGAGGAACGGTGATGATAATATTATCGACATATAATGTTG
This genomic interval from Corylus avellana chromosome ca3, CavTom2PMs-1.0 contains the following:
- the LOC132175596 gene encoding tryptophan aminotransferase-related protein 2 isoform X4; amino-acid sequence: MYEHYWQQVGEKTTVVIRGWQHMSYFSDVSNICWFLEPELAEEIARVHRVVGNAVTEGRHIIVGTGSSQLFLAALFALSPRDGPEPVSVVSQAPFYSSYPSMTDCLKSGLYKWAGDAQSYSKEGPYIELVTSPNNPDGNVRRSVVNRSEGTLVHDLAYYWPQYTPISSPADHELMLFTVSKSTGHAGMRIGWALVKDQEVARRMIKFIELNTIGVSKDSQLRAAKVLKAVSDSSEHGGTWEGVESFFKFSYRVMAERWKLLREAVNSSRIFSLPEFPPAHCNFLNRVFEPQPAFAWLKCERDIDDCESFLRGHKILARGGKHFGVSPKYVRVSMLDRDNNFNLFVKRLSTIHL
- the LOC132175596 gene encoding tryptophan aminotransferase-related protein 2 isoform X1, translating into MAKITSVFSMRHFFVLSLALNVSLILRTMYETEQGFLCYRSKTQKGQTTQRMRLSSSSSSSSSAATTRTEAQDGVERVINLDQGDPTMYEHYWQQVGEKTTVVIRGWQHMSYFSDVSNICWFLEPELAEEIARVHRVVGNAVTEGRHIIVGTGSSQLFLAALFALSPRDGPEPVSVVSQAPFYSSYPSMTDCLKSGLYKWAGDAQSYSKEGPYIELVTSPNNPDGNVRRSVVNRSEGTLVHDLAYYWPQYTPISSPADHELMLFTVSKSTGHAGMRIGWALVKDQEVARRMIKFIELNTIGVSKDSQLRAAKVLKAVSDSSEHGGTWEGVESFFKFSYRVMAERWKLLREAVNSSRIFSLPEFPPAHCNFLNRVFEPQPAFAWLKCERDIDDCESFLRGHKILARGGKHFGVSPKYVRVSMLDRDNNFNLFVKRLSTIHL
- the LOC132175596 gene encoding tryptophan aminotransferase-related protein 2 isoform X3 — protein: MSVIFLKLSWGGDPTMYEHYWQQVGEKTTVVIRGWQHMSYFSDVSNICWFLEPELAEEIARVHRVVGNAVTEGRHIIVGTGSSQLFLAALFALSPRDGPEPVSVVSQAPFYSSYPSMTDCLKSGLYKWAGDAQSYSKEGPYIELVTSPNNPDGNVRRSVVNRSEGTLVHDLAYYWPQYTPISSPADHELMLFTVSKSTGHAGMRIGWALVKDQEVARRMIKFIELNTIGVSKDSQLRAAKVLKAVSDSSEHGGTWEGVESFFKFSYRVMAERWKLLREAVNSSRIFSLPEFPPAHCNFLNRVFEPQPAFAWLKCERDIDDCESFLRGHKILARGGKHFGVSPKYVRVSMLDRDNNFNLFVKRLSTIHL
- the LOC132175596 gene encoding tryptophan aminotransferase-related protein 2 isoform X2 translates to MLVTCGSHVALRTQHSDTLLAFGMRGDPTMYEHYWQQVGEKTTVVIRGWQHMSYFSDVSNICWFLEPELAEEIARVHRVVGNAVTEGRHIIVGTGSSQLFLAALFALSPRDGPEPVSVVSQAPFYSSYPSMTDCLKSGLYKWAGDAQSYSKEGPYIELVTSPNNPDGNVRRSVVNRSEGTLVHDLAYYWPQYTPISSPADHELMLFTVSKSTGHAGMRIGWALVKDQEVARRMIKFIELNTIGVSKDSQLRAAKVLKAVSDSSEHGGTWEGVESFFKFSYRVMAERWKLLREAVNSSRIFSLPEFPPAHCNFLNRVFEPQPAFAWLKCERDIDDCESFLRGHKILARGGKHFGVSPKYVRVSMLDRDNNFNLFVKRLSTIHL